Below is a window of Aeromonas veronii DNA.
TGTTGTGGTCGAAGAAGCAGAACTGGCCGCTCTGTTGCCAGCGCCCCTCCAGTAGCGACTGGCGCCAGCAGAAGAGGTTGCGTGACAGGGACAACATCAGCGCCATGGCGTGTTCCGGCACCGAGGGGCCCGAGTAGTTGCGGATATTGCACACCCCGACGTTGGCGGCACGGCACGCTTCCAGATCTACGTTGTCGCTACCGGTGGCGGCCAGCGCGATGAGTTTCAGCTCCGGCAGCTGGGCCAGCTCGGCGGCGCCGATGCGCACCTTGTTGATGATGGCGATGCTGGCATCTTTCAGCCGCTCAACCACCTGTTCCGGGGCCGTGCTGGGATAACTCTGCCAGTGGTGGGGAAAGTCGGGATGATGCAGGGTGATGCCCGCATCCAGGGTATCGCTGTCGAGAAATACGATTTGCTGCATGGACCTTCCTGCCATTGTTCAGGTTCGAAGAGCCATGATGCCAAAGAGGATGCGGTCAGGGCCAGCCCGCCGCTGTGTTATGGCTGGGCTTTATCCGGCAGATGTGAGCTTGCGCGCGCTTTGTCGCATCATGACAGAGGTTGTGTGTATTGACTCAGAGCCAACCCAGGTGGTTGAGCCACCCTTGAATGCGGGCGGGCGTTTCGTCTAGTGCCATCAGGGCGTAGGGGCGATAGTTGAGCTTGTGGCTGCGGCGGCTCTCGGTTTGGCGCGCCTCGGCCGCCAGCAGCGGCCAGCGGCCGCCATCCTCCTGATAGAGATCCAGAGTCGGAATGGTGCCCTGCGCTATCTCTTTCGCGAGGATCTGGTTGCTCTGCTGGTCGGGGAAAAAGCCGTCGAGCAGCACCAGCGCATCGGGGGCAGGCAGTTGTTCGCTGGCGATAAGGTTGGCGGTCCAGGCGGCGCCGGTGCCTTGCGCCAGGATCAGCTTGAAGCCCCCCTCCTGCAGCTTGGCATCGGCCAGCTTGCTGATCCGCTCGGCCAGTTGCTTGCGAAATTCATCGCTTTTTTTCGCTTTTTTCTCGGCGGCAGGGTCCAATTCGGTCTGTTGGGGGAGGGGAGCAGCAGCAGGGTATCAAAGCCCAGCTGGCCGAGGGCGCGGGTCAGTTGCCACAGCTGGCCGCCGCGCTGCCAGTCTGGCAGCAGGATGGCGAGCCCCAGATAGTTTGCACTGTCGTGTTTGGCGAACAGCACCGTCTGCTTGTCGATCTGGGTGGCATCGGGCCGCCCTTTCCAGTCGCTGGCTTGCCAGTGGTCGAGGGGCTGTGGCTCTGCGATGGGCGGTGCAACCTCGCTCGCCTGCGCAACATGGCCAGCCAGCATGGTCAATATCAGCAGTGATAAGGATAATCTGGCCATAGTGTGCTCCCCCGGTTATCCGGGTTAGCGGCGGCAGCGGGATTTTCTGAAGGGGGAGGCGGTGTAATGGCAATACGCAGGCAATAAAAAGGCGCTGTCCCAATTACGTGTTGAAAGGCTAAGCTTGAAGTAGGCCATCACCTTGAGGTCTACCATCATGGATACCCCAGCCTTTCAACACCTGTTGTCCCTCTTTCCCCAGTTAACCCTGCGCCAGCGCCGTGTTGCTCACTAGGAGCTCACTGCGCCACACGCCATTACCTCGCTCAATACCCAGTTACCAGCATGCAGCGGTTGCCCTCATTGTCAGGCCGATGCCAATCAGCTGGCCCCTTGGGGATGGAGTCGGGGACTGCGCCGCTACCGTTGCAAAGTGTGCCTACGCACCAGCTCCGTGCTGACAAAGACGCCTCTGGCGCGGTTGCGCAAAGCACAGTGCTGGGAAGACTACGCGCAAGCCCTCATCGAAGGACTGACCGTCCGCCAGGCAGCGCGGCGTTGCGGAGTCAGCAAAAATACCGCCTTCCTCTGGCGTCACCGCTTCTTGCGTGCAATGGCAACCCATCAAGCCACAAGGGAAGAGGGCATCGTTGAGGTAGACGAGACCTTTTTCCTCGAATCGTTCAAGGGGCAACGGGGGCTGCCGCGCCCGCCACGTCATCGCGGGGGTAAAGGTCGAACTCGTGGAACCGGGTCAGATTACATCCCGGTGATGGTGGTACAAGACCGTGCAGGCCACCATGCGGATTTTCAGTTGGAGAAAATGGATGCCGAGACGGTCATCGCGGTGTTGAAGCCGTTGGTGTCACCGGATGCGGTGTTGTGTAGCGATGGTGCGGGCGTGTATGCCAGTTTCAGTAAAGTGCAGGGCGTGACTCATCAAGTAGTGCGCAATCGTCAGGGTGAGAGGGTGGTAGGGGCATTCCACATCCAACATGTAAACGGATATCACCATCGGTTGAAAGAATGGATGGTGCGCTTTCATGGTGTGGCAACTCATTATCTGAGGAATTATCTGGGTTGGCGCAGGATGCTGGCGCGTTACGGGAGGGGCGTAAATATCAAAGCGTGTTTGCATGAGGCGCTGGGGCACCCCATGCAACACGTAATTGGGACATAGCCAATAAAAAAGCGAGCCGGTGGCTCGCTTTTTTGCAATCAATTCAAAGCGGTCAATTAGTTGACGCGACGCTTGAATTCGCCGGTGCGGCTGTCGATTTCGATCTTGTCACCGATCTCTACAAAGGCGGCAACAGCCAGCTCGTAGGTGGTGCCCTTCAGACGGGCAGGCTTGGTCACTTTACCGGAGGTGTCGCCACGGGCAGCCGGCTCGGTGTACTCAACTTCGCGCACGATGGTGGTCGGCAGCTCTACGGAGATGGCTTTCTCGTTGTAGAAAGTCACTTCGCAGATGTCTTCCATGCCGTCTACCAGGTAGTTCAGCACGTCACCCAGGTTGTCTTTCTCTACGTCGTACTGGTTGTACTCGGTGTCCATAAAGACATACAGGGGATCGGAGAAGTAGGAGTAGGTGCACTCTTTACGCTCCAGCTGAACAACGTCCAGCTTGTCGTCGGCCTTGAAGACAGTCTCGGTGGCGCTGCCGTTCAGCAGGCCCTTCAGCTTCATTTTGACCACGGCGGAGTTACGGCCGGATTTGTTGAATTCAGCCTTCTGAACCACCATCGGCTCGGTGCCGATCATGACTACGTTACCAGCGCGGATTTCCTGTGCGGTTTTCATGTAAAAAATTCCTGTTCGTGAAACGGACGGATAAAAACTGCCAGATTATATACGGCTTTCTAAAAATTTCACCAACCGTGTGACGAGATCCCCATCCCGGAGCAACTTCTGTGACCAGCTTCGCCCATGTTGCTGCCAGCTTGTGGTGTGCATTGGCCATTGGGCCCACAGTGCGCGGCAATCTTCCCCACGATTGAGGGCCAGATTAAAGCGGCGCAGCCATTGAGCACATTCGGCGGGCAGATCAGCGAGATAGTGGTCGAGGAACTGCTCCAGCTTAACCACATGAGCCTCATCCTCCTGTTGGTAGATGTGCCAGAGGAAAGGACGGGCTGCCCACTGGGCCCGCACGAAGGAGTCCTCCCCGCGTACCAGATTGAGATCGCAGCTCCACAGCAGCCGATCGTAACCGGCCTGATCGGTCATCGGCAGCAGCTTGATGGTGAGGTTGCCCGAGTGGAGCAGATCCCCCGCTTTGGCGGTGGTGATGGCCCCTTCAAGGCCTGCGCCGCGCAGCACATCCTGCAGCGAGCGCCCCAGCGGCAGCAGCAGGGTGACGGGCGTGGCGCTCTGGCACCAGCTCTCGACCAGAGTTACCAGCGCATCGCTTTCGTAGGTAAAGAGGCTGACCCGCAGCTCGTGCTCTTGTTTGGGTGGCAAACCTAAGCTGGCCCAGTAGGCTGCCAGTCGCGCATCATCTTGCTGCCACTGCTCCCGTTCGGCGATGAGGTCGTGCTCGCACAGGAGACCGCCGGTTTTAGCGGTAAAGCCCGGGAAGAAGAAGTATTTATTGAGGCTCTGGTTGCCAACTCGCTGGGGCGAGGCGAGGCCGTGGCAATCCTCGACCCAGCTCTCCGCCGAGAGGTATTCCAGATTGATCCAGCAGGATGGCTTGGGTTGGCTCGCCATCCGCTCGGCCATTCGTGCAATGAAGGGGGCGGGCAGCTCGCAGGCAAAGGCCTCGATCACCACGGTGGCCGGTGTGGCATCGGCGGGCAGGGTTTCATGCCAGTGTTGGATATAGATGCCCTCGACCCACTGGCCATCTTGCGCCGGATCCAGTCCCGGACAGATGCGGGCAAAACTGGCCAGATCATCCACCCAGAGCCGCACCTGAGCCTTATTGCCATGTGCCGCAATATTCCCCTCCCGTTTTAGCTGGCGGGCGAGTCGCCAGGTGACGCCGATGTCACCGAAGTTGTCGACGACGCAACAGAAAATATCCCAGTCAAACGGGGGCAGGGGGCTGGTCATGGCTCGGGGTTCCAGATGCAAAAAAACCGGTGCGCAGGGTAGCACACCGGTGGATTGGCTTCTAACCGTCAGCGCGTGACAACGGTCTGCGACAGGTTACTCCTTGCCGTAGACGTTGTGCTCCTGCTCACGCACCCGGATAAAGGTGGTGTGTGCTTTGTTCAGCTCTTTAAGCTGGCGGCAAAGCAGATAAACCAGTTTTACTCCTTGCCATAGACGTTGTTCTCCTGCTCACGCACCCGAATAAAGGTAGTGCGCTTGGTCAGCTCTTTCAGCTGGCTGGCACCGACGTAGGTACAGGTGGAGCGCACGCCGCCCAGAATGTCGCGCACCGCGTTCTCGACCGGGCCGCGATAGGGCAGCAGCACCATCTTGCCTTCGGAAGCGCGATACTCGGCAACGCCACCGGCGTGCTTGTCCATGGCGCTGGAAGAGCTCATGCCGTAGAACTTCATGAAGGGCTCGCCGTTCACATCAACGATTTCGCCACCGCACTCCTCGTGAGCTGCCAGCATGCCGCCCAGCATCACGAAGTCGGCGCCGCCGCCGAACGCTTTGGCAACGTCGCCCGGGCAGGTGCAACCGCCGTCACCGACGATCTGGCCGCCGAGGCCGTGGGCCGCATCGGCACACTCGATGATGGCGGAGAGTTGCGGGTAGCCCACACCGGTCTTGACGCGAGTGGTGCAGACCGAGCCCGGGCCGATGCCGACCTTGACGATGTCGGCGCCGGAGAGGATCAGCTCTTCCACCATCTCGCCGGTCACTACGTTGCCCGCCAGAATGACGTGGTTGGGGCAGGCGTCACGAATTTTGCGCACGAACTCGACGAAGTGTTCGGAGTAGCCGTTGGCCACGTCGACACAGATGAAGCGCAGTGCCTCTGACATGGCGAGGATCTGGCGGGTCTTGGCGAAGTCATCGGGCGAGGTGCCGGTCGATACCATCACATGGCCCAGCAGCGCCGGATCGGTTTCGTTGACGAAGGTTTGCCACTGCTCAAGGCTGTAGTGCTTGTGGACTGCAGTCATCATCTCGAAGCCAGCCAAGGTTCTGGCCATGGCGAAGCTGCCGACGGTATCCATGTTGGCGGCGATAACGGGGACGCCTTGCCATTGGGTCTGGGTGTGCTTGAAAGTGAACTGACGGGTCAGGCTGACTTGGGAACGGCTCTTGAGTGTAGAGCGCTTGGGGCGGAACAGGACATCCTTGAAACCGAGCTTCAAGTCTTCTTCGATACGCATTACAAATTCCTTATTGAGCCTTGTTGAACGTCACTTTTGCAGTGGCAAATTTTCGGCAGGCGCAAAAAAACCGCAGGTTTTCAAGGCCTCCGGTTTACAACAGTGTAGGCAAAAATCCCTTCAGAACAAGACTGATAATTTGTAAATCCTTGTGGTAGCCTTTGGCGTCACAATCTGAGGTTAACCACCAGTTTCATCCAGCACCGTCCGGTGCCTTGCTCTCCTTCGATATTCCCGCCCGCTTGGGCCGCCGTTCGGCCACCCCTTGTCGTCTCTCTTCTGACCCGATCGGCATTATCCAACTCACTGAAATAAATCGGATTGACCCACAATGGGACTGTGGTAGATCTGGGCGCAGGATTGACAAGGCAGGACCGTAAAATGGGCAAGATGATACTGGGGATGACCCTGATGCTGGCACTGTGTGGCAGTGTGCTGGCAGCGACCCCGACCAGCTATGGCTGGATCGAGAAGGGACTTATTTTGCCCACCGGCGTGGCGGTGAAGATGAAACTCGACACCGGTGCGCTCACCTCTTCCCTCGATGCCCGCGCCATCACCCTATTCAAACGGGATGGTAACCCCTGGGTGCGCTTTATGCTGGTGGTGACCGATGCCGACAGCGGCAAACTGGTCAGGCAGCAGTTCGAGCGGCGGGTCGAGCGCAGCGTGACGGTGAGCGGGGCAGGCGGTATGGATCAGCGGCCAACGGTGACAATGTCCATCTGTCTGGGGGACAAGGTGTATGAGGAGTGGTTCACCCTGCGGGATCGCAGCAAGATGATCTATCCGGTACTGCTGGGCCGCCGTCTGCTGGCTGAGCTGGGCCCGGTGGACTCCAGTCGAACCTTTACCGTGCAGCCACATTGTCAGTGAAAAAAAAGCATCATTGAAAGCAAACAGCCCGCATCGCGGGCTGTTTGCTTATCGCTTATCTTGCCGGCGGCAGCGGGAGTAACACACTTACCTCCAGCCCCCCTTCCGGCCGGTTGTGAACATTGAGATCGGCGCCGTGCAACTGGGCAATGCGCGAGACGATAGCCATGCCGAGACCCACGCCATCCCCCTGCTGGGGGTTGACCCGAAAGAAGCGTTCATACAGCCGGGGCAAGGCACTGGCGGGAATGCCGGGACCGTTGTCGCTCACATCCACCCTCACCCGGTTGCCCTCCCGTTGTACGCGCACCCTGATCTCGCCCTCCGGCTGGGTGTAGCGCAGCGCATTGTCGATCAGGTTGCTGAACAGCAGGTCGAGCAGGGTGGTCTGACCCATCACCCACTGCGGCAATTCACACTCCAGCGACAGCTGCTGATCCTTCTTGAGGGCGATGGGAGCAAGCGTCGCGAGAGTGCCTTGCAGCAGGTGACCCACCTCCAGTTCGGTTAATACCAGCCCCTGCTGGTTGTCGATACGGGCCTGGGTCAGTAGTTGGCGGATCAGCCGATCGCTGCGGTCGAGCGCCTGCAGCATCTTGTGCAGGGACTGTTGGCGGCTGGCGTCATCATCGGCTGCAAGGGCATTTTCACTGTGAATGCGCAGCACCGCCAGCGGGGTGCGCAGCTCGTGGGCCGCCTCGTTGGTGAACTGTTTCTCCCGCTCGATGGTCTCCGCCAGCGCCTGCATCAGCCGGTTGATCTCGTTAGTGAGCGGGGTCAGTTCCTGCGCGCTGACCTTGAGGCTGAGCGGGCTCAGGTTGGCGGGGTGGCGTTCGCTGATGGCCTGGGCCAGCTGGCGCAGGGGGGCCAGCCCGCGGGTGATGAGCCACCAGAGCAGAGCCAGCAGGAACGGCAGGGTGATGATCAGCGGCAGCATGGTAAGGGTGGCCATCTTGCTGGCCAGCTCGCTGCGTTCGTCGTCCCGCTCCGCGACGACCAGCCAGGTGCGGCCATCCTCGTTGTAGAGGGTGAAGGTGCGCCACTGATGGTGATCCTTTTTCACTGTGCTGAAACCGCGGGCGAGTTCGACCAGTGGTTGAGCCGGGGCGCTGGGTGCACGCAACAGCAGGCCGCCCTTTTCATCGAGCAACTGGAAGTAGAGATTGCGCTCGAACTCGTGGCCATAGGGGGTGATCTCCCGATCCTCGCCAGTCAGGTTGAGGCTGGGATCTTTTTGCCATTCATTCGGGTTTTGTGCCTCCCACTCCTGATAGACGGTGCCGTTGGCGGGCAACTGCCCCTGCTGGGCCATGTAGCGGGCCAGCAGCTGGTTGGTGATGCGGGCCGACTGGGCGAGGCGGGCATCAAACAGCTCCTCCATCTCGTGACTCGCCTCCATGTAGCCGATAAAGGCGCTGATGGTGAGACTCAGGCTCACCAGCGTCAGGATGCCGGTGAGCAGAAAGCGGCGAATAGAGCGGGGACGTCTCATTGTGCAGGTGTCCGGCCAGGCTGTTCGAGCTGGGGAATGATGTAGCCGACCCCGCGAATATTGCGGATGAGGTCGCTGTAGAACTTCTTGCGCAGATGGTGGATATGCACCTCTACAGCGTTGCTCTCGGCCCCCTCGTCCCAGCCGTAGAGGCTCTGTTGCAGCTGATCGCGGCTCAATACCCGACCGCTCTGGCTGATCAGCTCCTGTAGCAGTTTGTATTCATGGGGGTGAGCTGACCGCTTCCCCTGATAGGTGACCTGCTGGGATTCGGGATAGATGAGGATATCGCCATACTCCAGCGCTGCCTGAGCTTGCCCCTTGCTGCGGCGAACCAGGGCGCGCAGGCGGGCGTTGAGCTCCTGCAGGGCGAAGGGTTTGACCATGTAGTCGTCAGAGCCGGCGTCGAGGCCGACCACCCGATCGTCCAGCGCATCGCGGGCGGTGAGGATCAGCACCGGCAACTGGTGGCCCTCCCGGCGCAACTTGCGCAGCAGGCTGAGGCCATCGATGTCGGGCAGGTTGAGATCGAGGATCAGGGCGGCGAACTCGTCGCTCTTGAGGGCCGTCAGGGCGGGCAACCCCTGTTGCAGCCAGTCCACCGTGTAGCCACTATGGCGCAGTGCATCCTGCATACCATCCCCCAGCATCACATCATCTTCTACCAGCAGGATCCGCATTCTTTTCTCCCTGTTTGTTGGGTGTCGCGATGTGCTTCAATCGCCAAGGTTGACCGTGGCATAAACAACGCTGCCCACCAGTATGCAAGCTGGTGGGCAGAGTTTAAATAGATCTTTGATCCATCAGGGATTTATAGCTTGGCTAGTTTTTCGCGGATCTCCATTCTGCGCCCTTCATCGGCCACTTCGCGGCCCGGGCGGGCCGGGGCGGCCAGTGCCTTGTCGAGGTAGGTTTTGGCCTCGGCCTTGCGACCCTGATCCAGCAGGAAGTCGCCATAGAAGAAGTTGGGGTCGATGCCATCCGGATTGATGGCCAGCGCCTGCTTGAGCAGTTGCTCCGCCTTCTCGTCATCGCCAAAGCCGACCGGCCAGCCGGGCACCTGATAGTAGAGCGAGCCCAGACTGGTGTAGGCAGAGCCGTCAAGCGCCTTGGGATCCTGCTTGAGCGCCAGCTCCAGCTTGGCCTTGGCCTCTTTCACCAGACCCAGTGCCCCCAGCCCCCCTTTGGCCCCCGCCCAGGTGCTCTTGACGATGGCAGACCAGATCAGCAGATCGGCGCGAAAAGGCTCCTTGGCGCTGGCCGCTTCGGCCTGGGTGCTCAGGGTTTCTAGGCAGCCCTCTTTCGCCTTGCCGGTTTGTTGATACTGGCAGACGGCCCACTGTTGCTGGATGGGCGCGAGGGCATCATCCGCGGCCATGACCGAGGTGGATCCCAGCAGGATGGCGATGGCACAAGAGGTCACTGATTGACGGACAACGTTCATATTAATGCTCCTTCTTGGTCGGGATCGGGCGGGACAAGTCTGGTTGTGGCGCACTGTTGGCGTTGGCATCAGTCGTCCTTGGCTGAAGATGACGGGCATAACGTTTGATGATCGGCAGCTGTCTGGCCAGCGCCTTGTCGACAATGCCCGGCAGCAGGGCATTGAGCCGCACGAACAGTTTTTCCGGCCAGCCGAGCCAGCTGCGGCGGGTCTCGTTGCACAGGGCGATGACAGCCTCTTCGGCGACTT
It encodes the following:
- the efp gene encoding elongation factor P: MKTAQEIRAGNVVMIGTEPMVVQKAEFNKSGRNSAVVKMKLKGLLNGSATETVFKADDKLDVVQLERKECTYSYFSDPLYVFMDTEYNQYDVEKDNLGDVLNYLVDGMEDICEVTFYNEKAISVELPTTIVREVEYTEPAARGDTSGKVTKPARLKGTTYELAVAAFVEIGDKIEIDSRTGEFKRRVN
- the earP gene encoding elongation factor P maturation arginine rhamnosyltransferase EarP; this encodes MTSPLPPFDWDIFCCVVDNFGDIGVTWRLARQLKREGNIAAHGNKAQVRLWVDDLASFARICPGLDPAQDGQWVEGIYIQHWHETLPADATPATVVIEAFACELPAPFIARMAERMASQPKPSCWINLEYLSAESWVEDCHGLASPQRVGNQSLNKYFFFPGFTAKTGGLLCEHDLIAEREQWQQDDARLAAYWASLGLPPKQEHELRVSLFTYESDALVTLVESWCQSATPVTLLLPLGRSLQDVLRGAGLEGAITTAKAGDLLHSGNLTIKLLPMTDQAGYDRLLWSCDLNLVRGEDSFVRAQWAARPFLWHIYQQEDEAHVVKLEQFLDHYLADLPAECAQWLRRFNLALNRGEDCRALWAQWPMHTTSWQQHGRSWSQKLLRDGDLVTRLVKFLESRI
- a CDS encoding GMP reductase: MRIEEDLKLGFKDVLFRPKRSTLKSRSQVSLTRQFTFKHTQTQWQGVPVIAANMDTVGSFAMARTLAGFEMMTAVHKHYSLEQWQTFVNETDPALLGHVMVSTGTSPDDFAKTRQILAMSEALRFICVDVANGYSEHFVEFVRKIRDACPNHVILAGNVVTGEMVEELILSGADIVKVGIGPGSVCTTRVKTGVGYPQLSAIIECADAAHGLGGQIVGDGGCTCPGDVAKAFGGGADFVMLGGMLAAHEECGGEIVDVNGEPFMKFYGMSSSSAMDKHAGGVAEYRASEGKMVLLPYRGPVENAVRDILGGVRSTCTYVGASQLKELTKRTTFIRVREQENNVYGKE
- a CDS encoding RimK/LysX family protein; amino-acid sequence: MGKMILGMTLMLALCGSVLAATPTSYGWIEKGLILPTGVAVKMKLDTGALTSSLDARAITLFKRDGNPWVRFMLVVTDADSGKLVRQQFERRVERSVTVSGAGGMDQRPTVTMSICLGDKVYEEWFTLRDRSKMIYPVLLGRRLLAELGPVDSSRTFTVQPHCQ
- a CDS encoding ATP-binding protein gives rise to the protein MRRPRSIRRFLLTGILTLVSLSLTISAFIGYMEASHEMEELFDARLAQSARITNQLLARYMAQQGQLPANGTVYQEWEAQNPNEWQKDPSLNLTGEDREITPYGHEFERNLYFQLLDEKGGLLLRAPSAPAQPLVELARGFSTVKKDHHQWRTFTLYNEDGRTWLVVAERDDERSELASKMATLTMLPLIITLPFLLALLWWLITRGLAPLRQLAQAISERHPANLSPLSLKVSAQELTPLTNEINRLMQALAETIEREKQFTNEAAHELRTPLAVLRIHSENALAADDDASRQQSLHKMLQALDRSDRLIRQLLTQARIDNQQGLVLTELEVGHLLQGTLATLAPIALKKDQQLSLECELPQWVMGQTTLLDLLFSNLIDNALRYTQPEGEIRVRVQREGNRVRVDVSDNGPGIPASALPRLYERFFRVNPQQGDGVGLGMAIVSRIAQLHGADLNVHNRPEGGLEVSVLLPLPPAR
- a CDS encoding response regulator, which gives rise to MRILLVEDDVMLGDGMQDALRHSGYTVDWLQQGLPALTALKSDEFAALILDLNLPDIDGLSLLRKLRREGHQLPVLILTARDALDDRVVGLDAGSDDYMVKPFALQELNARLRALVRRSKGQAQAALEYGDILIYPESQQVTYQGKRSAHPHEYKLLQELISQSGRVLSRDQLQQSLYGWDEGAESNAVEVHIHHLRKKFYSDLIRNIRGVGYIIPQLEQPGRTPAQ
- a CDS encoding tetratricopeptide repeat protein: MAADDALAPIQQQWAVCQYQQTGKAKEGCLETLSTQAEAASAKEPFRADLLIWSAIVKSTWAGAKGGLGALGLVKEAKAKLELALKQDPKALDGSAYTSLGSLYYQVPGWPVGFGDDEKAEQLLKQALAINPDGIDPNFFYGDFLLDQGRKAEAKTYLDKALAAPARPGREVADEGRRMEIREKLAKL